From Chiloscyllium punctatum isolate Juve2018m chromosome 39, sChiPun1.3, whole genome shotgun sequence, one genomic window encodes:
- the LOC140463806 gene encoding growth arrest and DNA damage-inducible protein GADD45 gamma-like encodes MTLEEPIGVEEKQAKSTERMQVAGKALEELLSSAQRQHCLTVGVYESAKVMNIDPDSVVLCLLATDEEDEGDIALQIHFTLIQAFCCDNDINIVRVNDIQRLAEIVGSAVDNEEPRDMHCILVTNPSQDSWKDPALEKLGVFCEESRCTNQWVPNISFPER; translated from the coding sequence ATGACCCTGGAGGAGCCCATCGGCGTGGAGGAGAAGCAAGCGAAAAGTACCGAGAGGATGCAAGTTGCTGGCAAAGCCCTGGAAGAGTTGCTGAGCTCCGCGCAACGTCAGCACTGCCTGACCGTTGGAGTCTACGAGTCTGCAAAGGTCATGAATATTGACCCGGACAGTGTGGTGCTCTGCCTTTTGGCCACTGACGAAGAGGACGAAGGTGACATTGCTCTGCAAATCCACTTCACTTTAATTCAGGCATTTTGCTGCGACAATGACATTAACATCGTGAGAGTGAATGACATTCAGAGATTGGCGGAGATCGTCGGCAGTGCGGTTGACAACGAGGAACCGAGGGATATGCATTGCATATTAGTCACAAATCCAAGTCAAGACTCTTGGAAAGATCCAGCTTTAGAAAAACTTGGTGTCTTCTGTGAAGAGAGTCGCTGCACCAATCAGTGGGTCCCCAACATTTCCTTTCCTGAGCGTTGA